The following are encoded together in the Thiobacillus sp. SCUT-2 genome:
- a CDS encoding PDC sensor domain-containing protein, protein MANDLQASIMRQRAILKSWLASSLTHLAESCLAVWPDRQALEQRLMEGLNELPYCKYLYILDGHAHQLTANASRGGLLPEHFGRDRSDRPYMAEALAGSAFSLSEAYISRNARRPSLTAVQRIVTPSGEFHGYLGADFDLRELPATQALYEQPQQWVQLKGDPAIRAGLFHQARVASPMDERIDEVLDLLTELVTVHGVFHAKLHFSSSRATLWLLDDPYRFRIHNIAELTDPDLCLAFPHRDYPGDAVIPAEKVRAILQTFRELRFIDETIYLRSGTLNLFNGIVGLTFSCDGSHYMPWNEFLDKRVEFWLGTGGTSTPVPD, encoded by the coding sequence ATGGCGAACGACCTGCAGGCAAGCATCATGCGCCAGCGAGCCATCCTGAAGAGCTGGCTCGCGTCCTCGCTGACGCACCTTGCCGAAAGCTGTCTCGCGGTCTGGCCGGATCGGCAGGCCCTGGAGCAGCGCCTGATGGAGGGACTCAACGAATTGCCGTATTGCAAGTATCTCTACATCCTCGACGGCCATGCCCACCAGCTCACCGCCAATGCTTCGCGCGGCGGCTTGCTGCCGGAGCACTTCGGCCGCGACCGCAGCGACCGGCCGTACATGGCCGAGGCGCTCGCAGGCAGTGCGTTCTCGCTATCGGAGGCCTACATCAGCCGCAACGCGCGCCGCCCCTCGTTGACGGCCGTGCAGCGCATCGTCACGCCATCCGGCGAGTTCCATGGCTATCTCGGCGCGGACTTCGACCTGCGCGAACTGCCCGCGACCCAGGCGCTGTACGAACAACCCCAGCAATGGGTGCAGCTCAAGGGCGATCCGGCCATTCGCGCGGGGCTGTTTCATCAGGCGCGCGTCGCGAGCCCGATGGACGAACGCATCGACGAGGTGCTGGATCTGCTCACCGAACTGGTGACGGTGCACGGCGTGTTTCACGCCAAGCTGCACTTCTCCAGCTCGCGCGCCACCCTGTGGCTGCTCGACGACCCCTACCGATTCCGCATCCACAACATCGCCGAGCTGACCGATCCCGATCTCTGCCTCGCCTTCCCGCACCGCGACTATCCCGGCGATGCGGTGATCCCGGCGGAAAAGGTGCGCGCGATTCTCCAGACCTTCCGCGAGCTGCGCTTCATCGACGAGACGATTTACCTGCGTTCCGGCACGCTGAACCTATTCAACGGCATCGTCGGCCTGACGTTCTCGTGCGACGGGTCGCACTACATGCCGTGGAACGAGTTCCTCGACAAGCGCGTCGAGTTCTGGCTGGGCACGGGCGGCACGAGTACGCCAGTGCCGGACTGA
- a CDS encoding LysR family transcriptional regulator: MHVSLRQLRTFEAVARLKSFSRAAEELHVTQPTVSKQIRLLHEEVGLPLLEQIGKKVFLTEAGEQLYATCADWLETWGRFEQTVADFKGIKQGRLRIAAVTTTKYFMPRLLGPFCAQYPGIDIALEVVNRDRLLERLARNQDDLYVMGVPPDGLDIVREPFMDNPLVVLAPASHPMARRKRIRFPELENEPFIVRERGSGTRLTIERAFQERSVPLKIRMELGSNEAIKQAVAGGLGLALLSQSTLSHDPNQSEVAILNVEGFPIKRSWYVVRPRDKQPSVVANAFLEFLRGHVQLLTPRS; encoded by the coding sequence ATGCATGTCAGCCTGCGCCAGCTGCGGACCTTCGAGGCCGTGGCGCGCCTGAAGAGTTTTTCCCGCGCGGCGGAGGAGCTTCACGTCACGCAGCCGACGGTGTCGAAGCAGATCCGGCTGTTGCACGAGGAAGTCGGGCTGCCGCTGCTGGAGCAGATCGGCAAGAAGGTCTTTCTCACCGAGGCCGGCGAGCAGCTCTATGCCACCTGTGCGGACTGGCTGGAGACCTGGGGGCGCTTCGAGCAGACCGTCGCCGATTTCAAGGGCATCAAGCAGGGCCGGCTGCGGATCGCGGCGGTGACGACCACCAAGTACTTCATGCCGCGCCTGCTGGGCCCGTTCTGTGCGCAGTATCCGGGCATCGACATCGCGCTGGAGGTGGTCAACCGCGACCGTCTGCTGGAGCGCCTCGCGCGCAACCAGGACGACCTCTACGTCATGGGTGTGCCGCCCGATGGGCTCGACATCGTGCGCGAGCCTTTCATGGACAATCCGCTGGTGGTGCTGGCGCCCGCATCGCATCCCATGGCTCGGCGCAAGCGCATCCGGTTTCCGGAATTGGAAAACGAGCCCTTCATCGTGCGCGAGCGGGGCTCCGGCACGCGCCTTACGATCGAGCGGGCCTTTCAGGAACGAAGCGTGCCGCTGAAGATCCGGATGGAACTGGGCAGCAACGAGGCCATCAAGCAGGCCGTTGCCGGCGGGCTCGGGCTGGCGCTGCTCTCCCAGAGCACGCTGAGCCACGATCCGAACCAGAGCGAGGTGGCCATCCTCAACGTCGAGGGATTCCCGATCAAGCGTTCCTGGTACGTCGTGCGGCCCCGGGACAAGCAGCCATCCGTCGTTGCGAACGCGTTTCTGGAATTCCTGCGGGGGCACGTGCAACTGCTCACGCCACGCAGCTAG
- a CDS encoding DUF6671 family protein has translation MQAPIPLYAGAQIALLTRHGKQRVIAPALEDALGCRVRHVDGYDTDLLGTFTREIPRIGTQVEAARKKARIAMELAGLPFGLGSEGAFVPDPFLGMAPWNVEVVVFIDSLRNLEIAGIAQGRGSFRHLLTNEWLALEAFAREVGFPGQQLVVRPHDQHDRRIRKGIRTWPELEAARDWATAAAENGLAFVETDGRAHANPTRMAHIGLAAADLAARIASLCPACGTPGYWQVKRVAGLPCAGCGAPTRETRAWVYGCLKCDQREMRPLSGPAHADPGRCDACNP, from the coding sequence ATGCAGGCCCCGATCCCGCTCTACGCCGGCGCGCAGATCGCGCTGCTGACCCGACATGGCAAGCAGCGCGTGATCGCGCCGGCACTGGAGGACGCGCTGGGCTGCCGCGTGCGCCATGTCGACGGCTACGACACCGATCTGCTCGGCACCTTCACCCGTGAGATCCCGCGCATCGGGACCCAGGTCGAAGCGGCACGGAAAAAGGCGCGCATCGCGATGGAACTCGCCGGCCTGCCGTTCGGGCTCGGCAGCGAAGGTGCCTTCGTGCCCGATCCGTTCCTCGGCATGGCACCGTGGAACGTGGAGGTGGTCGTGTTCATCGACTCCCTGCGCAACCTCGAAATCGCCGGAATTGCGCAGGGCCGGGGCAGTTTCCGCCACCTGCTGACCAACGAATGGCTCGCGCTCGAGGCGTTCGCACGGGAGGTCGGCTTTCCGGGCCAGCAGCTGGTCGTGCGCCCCCACGACCAGCACGATCGGCGCATCCGCAAAGGCATCCGCACCTGGCCCGAACTGGAAGCCGCGCGGGACTGGGCGACGGCAGCAGCGGAAAACGGCCTGGCCTTCGTCGAGACCGACGGCCGCGCCCATGCCAACCCCACGCGCATGGCGCATATCGGCCTGGCGGCGGCGGATCTGGCGGCACGGATCGCATCGCTGTGCCCCGCCTGCGGCACACCGGGGTACTGGCAAGTCAAACGCGTGGCGGGGCTGCCGTGCGCCGGCTGCGGTGCGCCGACGCGGGAAACCCGTGCCTGGGTATACGGCTGCCTGAAGTGTGATCAGCGCGAGATGCGTCCGCTCAGCGGACCCGCTCATGCCGATCCCGGGCGCTGCGATGCCTGCAATCCTTGA
- a CDS encoding YbcC family protein, with protein MNLNDAIFAKQSAAELDHRIDAACARIAPLWPLKHFVAVNPFFGLVDHSFQDASDTLARITGSSLYMPRAYFREQLANGRITHEDIEQAIERCGSRLDAAAVERALATEAPQPKMGMASVSEVLDRVEGGIWTSFVTERISLHCAAYFDLGQAMVGMPWRNLPLYASWRKAASIDHSPAMMGLDDFRASVAKLPAEPRAAIAWAVSELGVPDAAVERYLHAALLSIGGWAAWARYLRWQAELGGQRDDSIVDLLAIRLMWDVLLFKAKSSAALVARWREMLAASMRPPSAKRQAAAEIDRILLNAMEIGFQRVVIAGLAIPAPSAPAVRPAVQAAFCIDVRSEVFRRSLETVAPAVQTLGFAGFFGIFIEHVPLGASAGRTHVPVIFNPGYRIHDRVKGGDAATLLDQRRQRIGLSKAWKGFKLSAASCFSFVEAAGLSYGPKLLSDSFGWTRPVPDPDSQGLARQDIDRIGPTLEAVPQAQCCTQHADSGIPQSDRLSHAERILRAMAMTGNFGRLVLLAGHGSTTVNNPHATGLDCGACAGQTGEASARVVAALMNDPAVRRGLRERGITIPEDTWFLAGLHDTTMDELRLYDTEDVPKALSQDLAQLRQWLEQAGDLARMERAAMLGIGDLPDHRVAADVRQRSRDWSQVRPEWALANNAAFIAAPRPRTAGMDLGGRAFLHEYVWHKDEGFRILELIMTAPMVVANWINMQYYGSVVDNPRFGSGNKVLHNIVGGAIGVLEGNGGDLRVGLPLQSLHDGKRWVHEPLRLSVFIEAPEAAMDDIIARHDLVRQLVENGWLHLFRIGDDGAAYRRVAAANWQQA; from the coding sequence ATGAACCTGAACGATGCCATCTTCGCGAAGCAATCCGCAGCCGAACTCGACCACCGCATCGATGCCGCGTGCGCACGCATCGCCCCGCTATGGCCGCTGAAGCACTTCGTCGCGGTCAACCCCTTCTTCGGCCTCGTCGACCACAGCTTCCAGGACGCCTCCGACACGCTGGCGCGCATCACCGGCAGCAGCCTGTACATGCCGCGCGCCTACTTCCGGGAGCAGCTCGCGAACGGCCGCATCACGCACGAAGACATCGAACAGGCCATCGAACGCTGCGGCAGCCGGCTCGACGCGGCCGCGGTGGAGCGTGCGCTGGCCACCGAGGCGCCGCAGCCGAAGATGGGCATGGCCTCGGTGAGCGAAGTGCTCGACCGGGTGGAAGGCGGCATCTGGACCAGCTTCGTCACCGAGCGCATCAGCCTGCATTGCGCCGCTTATTTCGATCTGGGCCAGGCCATGGTCGGCATGCCATGGCGGAATCTGCCCCTCTATGCGTCCTGGCGCAAGGCAGCAAGCATCGACCACAGTCCGGCGATGATGGGCCTGGACGATTTCCGCGCCAGCGTCGCCAAGCTGCCCGCGGAGCCGCGTGCCGCCATCGCCTGGGCCGTGTCCGAGCTGGGCGTGCCTGACGCGGCGGTCGAGCGCTACCTGCACGCCGCGCTCCTGAGCATCGGCGGCTGGGCGGCCTGGGCGCGCTATCTGCGCTGGCAGGCGGAACTCGGCGGACAGCGCGACGATTCCATCGTGGACCTGCTCGCGATCCGCCTGATGTGGGACGTGCTGCTGTTCAAAGCAAAAAGCAGCGCGGCGCTGGTGGCGCGCTGGCGCGAGATGCTGGCCGCCAGCATGCGGCCGCCGTCCGCCAAGCGCCAGGCCGCCGCCGAGATCGACCGCATCCTGCTCAACGCGATGGAGATCGGCTTTCAGCGCGTCGTGATCGCCGGGCTCGCCATTCCAGCCCCGTCCGCCCCCGCCGTGCGACCGGCGGTGCAGGCGGCCTTCTGCATCGACGTGCGTTCCGAGGTGTTCCGCCGCTCGCTGGAAACCGTGGCGCCCGCGGTGCAGACCCTCGGCTTCGCCGGCTTCTTCGGCATCTTCATCGAGCACGTGCCGCTGGGTGCGAGCGCCGGTCGTACCCACGTGCCGGTGATCTTCAATCCCGGCTATCGCATCCATGACCGGGTCAAGGGCGGCGATGCCGCGACCCTGCTCGATCAGCGGCGCCAGCGCATCGGCCTGTCGAAGGCGTGGAAGGGCTTCAAGCTGTCGGCCGCGTCCTGCTTCTCCTTCGTCGAGGCCGCCGGCCTGAGCTACGGCCCCAAGCTGCTCAGCGACAGCTTCGGCTGGACCCGGCCGGTGCCCGATCCCGACAGCCAGGGCCTCGCTAGGCAGGACATCGACCGCATCGGACCGACCCTGGAGGCGGTGCCCCAGGCGCAATGCTGCACGCAGCACGCTGACTCGGGTATTCCTCAAAGTGATCGGCTCAGCCATGCCGAGCGCATCCTGCGTGCCATGGCCATGACCGGCAACTTCGGCCGCCTGGTGCTGCTCGCCGGCCACGGCAGCACCACGGTGAACAACCCCCACGCCACCGGCCTGGACTGCGGCGCCTGCGCCGGCCAGACGGGCGAGGCCAGCGCCCGCGTCGTGGCGGCCCTGATGAACGACCCGGCGGTGCGCCGCGGCCTGCGCGAGCGCGGCATCACCATTCCGGAGGACACCTGGTTCCTGGCCGGCCTGCACGACACCACCATGGACGAACTGCGCCTCTATGACACCGAAGACGTGCCCAAGGCGCTGTCCCAGGACCTTGCCCAACTGCGCCAGTGGCTGGAGCAGGCCGGCGACCTCGCGCGCATGGAGCGCGCCGCCATGCTCGGCATCGGCGACCTGCCCGATCACCGCGTGGCGGCGGATGTGCGCCAGCGCAGTCGGGACTGGTCGCAGGTGCGGCCGGAATGGGCCCTGGCCAACAACGCCGCCTTCATCGCCGCGCCGCGTCCGCGCACCGCCGGCATGGACCTGGGCGGGCGTGCCTTCCTGCACGAGTACGTCTGGCATAAGGACGAGGGCTTCAGGATCCTGGAACTGATCATGACCGCGCCCATGGTGGTGGCGAACTGGATCAACATGCAGTACTACGGTTCGGTGGTGGACAATCCGCGCTTCGGCAGCGGCAACAAGGTGCTGCACAACATCGTCGGCGGCGCCATCGGCGTGCTCGAAGGCAACGGCGGCGACCTGCGCGTGGGCCTGCCGCTGCAGTCCCTGCATGACGGCAAGCGCTGGGTGCACGAACCGCTGCGCCTGTCGGTGTTCATCGAGGCGCCGGAAGCGGCCATGGACGACATCATCGCGCGCCACGACCTGGTGCGGCAGCTGGTGGAGAACGGCTGGCTGCACCTGTTCCGCATCGGCGACGATGGCGCTGCCTACCGGCGCGTGGCAGCCGCGAACTGGCAGCAGGCCTGA
- a CDS encoding P-II family nitrogen regulator: MNNLNLSPLKKIEIILEGAHQEFATDLLDRAGVTGYTIVGNLSGKGRHGFHEGHLMFNEDAVLIMIIVAVPGELVEPILEGFSPFFNSHTGVVFISDIQVSRLVKFKS; encoded by the coding sequence ATGAACAACCTCAACCTCAGCCCGCTGAAGAAGATCGAGATCATTCTCGAAGGCGCCCACCAGGAATTCGCCACCGACCTGCTCGACCGCGCCGGCGTGACCGGCTACACCATCGTCGGCAACCTGTCGGGCAAGGGCCGCCACGGGTTCCACGAAGGCCATCTCATGTTCAACGAGGACGCGGTTCTGATCATGATCATCGTCGCCGTCCCAGGCGAACTGGTCGAGCCGATCCTCGAAGGCTTTTCACCCTTCTTCAACAGCCACACGGGCGTCGTGTTCATCTCCGACATCCAGGTTAGCCGGCTGGTGAAGTTCAAGAGCTAG
- a CDS encoding CsoS2 family carboxysome shell protein — translation MSEATATATAERLSGREAAIARRQALSLHGKSALKAGKTAAPKSATEARMATRASAPAPTATATPAAPADKPSCSCQHGETYSARVEAARPAPDLTPAPIPAARRRRMEQSLKGRGDAAPCRPCGRVRPEPPKVEIGTTLAGSTVTGNQVERTTRVTGNEAGTCRTVTGTEYVGAEQFGEFCGTLPEPSPAKVATTSTSRGRRVTGTEVGRSTKVTGDETGTCKRVTGTEYLAAEQSGEFCGTAPEPRPEKAVTGMTAGRNAVSGSDLARTTKVTGGEAGAGRSITGSAYTDASLRPATEGNGPKKVETRRTSAGATVSGTLPGRSSKLSGDEPGACARVTGSDYVNTEEFKSFCRAEPYQSPAKVGVSRTLKGQDVSGTQVGRSAHVTGDEHGACKPVTGTSYIGADQYAEFCAARTAAEAINRARLGRNADLTGTQPGPDDKMTGNERGECQPVSGTPYVGESQIAAACGRPPMAAAYRSRGPEGSQPPAAITGSAMDAGQGTNRTGDFSVVSPARAAQSSETRRVTGSAYGVGGRITGPLARATGLVSGTPEFRYRDDTGSVAVPAAPQPAAEAAPERITGEGRERRITGDAWDRGDRVTGTEGRSAQRRNPTLRGDPRGNGATARDNREIERPAAAASRITGSSGNASSGAAITVSGGARG, via the coding sequence ATGAGTGAAGCGACAGCAACCGCCACGGCCGAACGCCTCAGCGGCCGGGAAGCGGCCATCGCCCGCCGCCAGGCGCTCTCCCTCCACGGGAAGAGCGCACTCAAGGCCGGCAAGACCGCTGCGCCCAAGAGCGCAACCGAAGCCCGCATGGCGACGCGCGCCAGCGCACCCGCTCCCACCGCCACCGCAACGCCTGCGGCGCCGGCCGACAAGCCAAGCTGCAGCTGCCAGCACGGCGAGACCTATTCCGCACGCGTCGAAGCGGCACGCCCCGCGCCCGACCTGACGCCTGCCCCGATTCCCGCGGCGCGCCGGCGCCGCATGGAACAGTCCCTCAAAGGGCGCGGCGATGCCGCCCCCTGCCGTCCCTGCGGCCGCGTCCGCCCCGAACCGCCCAAGGTGGAAATCGGCACGACGCTCGCCGGCAGCACCGTGACGGGCAACCAGGTCGAGCGCACCACGCGCGTGACCGGCAACGAGGCAGGCACCTGCCGCACCGTCACCGGCACCGAATACGTCGGCGCCGAGCAGTTCGGCGAATTCTGCGGCACGCTGCCCGAGCCGTCGCCTGCCAAGGTCGCCACGACCAGCACCAGCCGCGGTCGCCGCGTGACCGGCACCGAAGTGGGCCGCAGCACCAAGGTGACCGGCGACGAAACCGGCACCTGCAAGCGCGTGACGGGCACCGAATACCTCGCCGCCGAGCAGTCCGGCGAATTCTGCGGCACGGCCCCCGAGCCGCGCCCGGAAAAGGCGGTGACGGGCATGACAGCCGGCCGCAATGCCGTGTCCGGCAGCGATCTCGCCCGCACCACCAAGGTGACCGGTGGGGAAGCCGGCGCCGGCCGCAGCATCACCGGCAGCGCCTACACCGACGCTTCGCTGCGCCCCGCTACGGAGGGCAACGGCCCAAAAAAGGTGGAAACCCGTCGCACGAGCGCTGGCGCAACGGTGAGCGGCACCCTACCGGGTCGCTCGTCGAAACTTTCCGGCGATGAGCCGGGCGCCTGCGCACGCGTGACGGGTTCCGACTACGTCAATACCGAGGAATTCAAGTCCTTCTGCCGCGCCGAGCCCTACCAGTCACCGGCCAAGGTGGGCGTGTCGCGTACCCTCAAGGGTCAGGACGTGTCCGGCACCCAGGTCGGCCGTTCGGCGCACGTGACGGGCGACGAGCACGGCGCATGCAAGCCGGTGACCGGCACCTCCTACATCGGCGCCGACCAGTACGCCGAGTTCTGCGCGGCGCGTACCGCGGCGGAAGCGATCAACCGCGCCCGCCTCGGCCGCAACGCCGATCTCACCGGCACCCAGCCAGGCCCCGACGACAAGATGACCGGCAACGAGCGCGGCGAATGCCAGCCGGTGAGCGGGACTCCGTATGTGGGCGAGAGCCAGATCGCCGCCGCGTGCGGCCGTCCGCCGATGGCCGCGGCCTACCGCAGCCGCGGTCCCGAGGGCTCGCAGCCTCCGGCCGCGATCACCGGCAGCGCGATGGACGCCGGCCAGGGCACCAACCGCACCGGCGACTTCTCCGTGGTGTCGCCGGCCCGCGCCGCGCAGTCGAGCGAAACCCGTCGCGTCACCGGCAGCGCCTACGGCGTCGGCGGCCGCATCACCGGTCCGCTGGCACGCGCCACCGGCCTGGTATCCGGCACGCCGGAATTCCGCTACCGCGACGATACCGGCTCCGTGGCCGTTCCCGCTGCACCCCAGCCGGCGGCTGAAGCCGCGCCCGAGCGCATCACCGGCGAAGGCCGCGAGCGCCGCATCACGGGCGACGCCTGGGATCGCGGCGACCGCGTCACCGGCACCGAGGGACGTTCGGCACAGCGCCGCAATCCAACCCTGCGTGGTGATCCGCGCGGCAACGGCGCCACCGCCCGCGACAACCGCGAGATCGAGCGCCCGGCAGCAGCCGCCAGCCGCATCACCGGCAGCAGCGGCAATGCCAGCAGCGGCGCGGCGATCACCGTGTCCGGCGGCGCCCGGGGCTGA
- a CDS encoding NADH-quinone oxidoreductase subunit L → MPPTLSSFIPALVLFAPALLWVVGLTPAGLANSRPRLMARMNIGAAWLAFASALAAALAQLFDTAHSWTLFSLPLPGDIGAFSIGTYVNSVTVIMLLLVSFVGAIVSRYARNYLDGDPNQGRFHKWLTLTLASILTLIVSGNLLMFSLAWIATSLCLHQLLMFYRERPTAVLSAHKKFIASRIGDASLLSAIFLIGSTLHTLEFDEIFARMAALEGTLPAGLQAASLLIVVSAALKSAQFPLHGWLIQVMEAPTPVSALLHAGIVNAGAFLVIRMSPIMSHSGTAMALLAIIGLVTLTLASLVMLTQTSIKVSLAWSTTAQMGFMLLECGLGLYSLAMLHLVAHSLYKAHSFLASGSGVDAFRAPVIRYESKGFQFGQLTLALSIAGAMTLGVGAAFGVTWQQQPALIAAGTIVAIAVSQLMLQAATLLGNAAALLRALGLSAVVSIAYFILHALFDHALHGSVLPLRDAASSFQSVLVPLTIAAFVGLLLMQQFIKAARSDLRDRLYLHLYNGLYIDVYITRLLQRVWPAPLQSAQSQGA, encoded by the coding sequence ATGCCACCGACACTGAGTTCGTTCATTCCCGCCCTCGTCCTGTTCGCGCCCGCACTGCTCTGGGTGGTCGGCCTCACGCCGGCCGGCCTCGCCAACAGCCGCCCTCGCCTGATGGCGCGGATGAACATCGGCGCCGCGTGGCTCGCCTTCGCCAGTGCGCTGGCGGCGGCGCTCGCCCAGCTGTTCGACACGGCCCACAGCTGGACGCTGTTCTCCCTCCCCCTGCCCGGCGACATCGGCGCCTTCTCGATCGGCACCTACGTCAACAGCGTGACCGTGATCATGCTTCTGCTGGTGTCCTTCGTCGGCGCCATCGTGTCGCGCTATGCGCGCAACTACCTCGACGGCGATCCGAACCAGGGACGCTTCCACAAGTGGCTCACGCTCACCCTGGCCTCGATCCTGACCTTGATCGTCTCCGGCAACCTGCTGATGTTCTCGCTCGCCTGGATCGCCACCAGCCTGTGCCTGCACCAGCTGCTGATGTTCTACCGCGAGCGGCCGACGGCGGTGCTTTCCGCGCACAAGAAGTTCATCGCGAGCCGCATCGGCGATGCGAGCCTGCTGTCGGCGATCTTCCTGATCGGCTCGACGCTGCACACGCTGGAATTCGACGAGATCTTCGCGCGCATGGCCGCCCTGGAGGGCACCCTGCCTGCGGGTTTGCAGGCCGCGAGCCTGCTGATCGTCGTGAGCGCGGCGCTCAAGTCGGCGCAGTTTCCCCTGCATGGCTGGCTGATCCAGGTGATGGAGGCGCCCACGCCGGTGTCCGCCCTGCTGCACGCGGGCATCGTCAACGCCGGCGCCTTCCTCGTCATCCGCATGAGCCCGATCATGTCCCACTCCGGCACGGCGATGGCGCTGCTTGCGATCATCGGCCTGGTGACGCTGACCCTGGCCTCGCTGGTGATGCTGACGCAGACCAGCATCAAGGTCTCCCTCGCCTGGTCCACCACGGCGCAGATGGGCTTCATGCTGCTGGAGTGCGGCCTCGGCCTGTACAGCCTGGCCATGTTGCACCTCGTCGCCCACTCGCTGTACAAGGCCCACTCCTTCCTCGCCTCGGGCAGCGGCGTCGATGCCTTCCGTGCGCCGGTGATCCGCTACGAGTCGAAGGGCTTCCAGTTCGGCCAGTTGACGCTCGCGCTGAGCATCGCCGGTGCCATGACCTTGGGCGTGGGCGCTGCGTTCGGCGTGACCTGGCAGCAACAGCCCGCCCTCATCGCCGCCGGCACCATCGTGGCCATCGCGGTGAGCCAGCTCATGCTGCAGGCCGCGACCCTGCTCGGCAACGCCGCCGCGCTGCTGCGCGCCCTCGGGCTCAGCGCGGTCGTGTCCATCGCCTACTTCATCCTGCACGCGCTGTTCGATCACGCTCTGCATGGCAGCGTGCTTCCGCTGCGCGACGCCGCCAGCTCGTTCCAGTCCGTGCTCGTGCCGCTGACCATCGCCGCGTTCGTCGGCCTGCTGCTGATGCAGCAGTTCATCAAGGCCGCGCGCTCGGACCTGCGCGACAGGCTGTACCTGCATCTCTACAACGGCCTGTACATCGACGTGTACATCACGCGGCTGCTGCAGCGTGTCTGGCCCGCCCCCCTTCAATCCGCCCAAAGCCAGGGAGCCTGA
- a CDS encoding LysR family transcriptional regulator, whose product MNVTFRQLRLLEAVARHSSFTRASEELHLTQPAVSTQIKQLEEEVGMPLFEQMGKKIFLTEAGKEVYAFSRTIAQQFRDIESVLDDMKGVKRGTLALTVTSTGKYFAPYLLAAFLKRHPGTQVHLEVTNREEVVQQLHDNIPDMAIMGTPPDHIELQSQAFMQNPLVIIAPPDHPLVGAARVPLARLVEENFILRERGSGTRNAVERFFEQRGVKLNTSMEMSRNEAIKHAVMAGLGLGIVSLHTLEFELALGRVAILSVEGFPIMKEWYMVHRNGKRMSPIAQAFHEFVLNEADRIMKLPQPKPVTRSRRRVTRS is encoded by the coding sequence ATGAACGTGACGTTTCGCCAATTGCGCCTGCTGGAAGCCGTGGCGCGCCATTCCAGCTTCACCCGTGCCTCCGAGGAGCTGCATCTGACCCAGCCGGCGGTCTCGACCCAGATCAAGCAGCTCGAGGAGGAGGTCGGGATGCCGCTGTTCGAGCAGATGGGCAAGAAGATCTTCCTGACCGAGGCGGGCAAGGAGGTCTACGCCTTCAGCCGCACCATTGCCCAGCAGTTCCGCGACATCGAATCCGTGCTCGACGACATGAAGGGCGTCAAGCGCGGCACCCTGGCGCTCACCGTCACCAGCACCGGCAAGTATTTCGCGCCCTACCTGCTGGCGGCCTTCCTCAAGCGCCATCCCGGCACCCAGGTGCATCTCGAGGTCACCAACCGCGAGGAGGTGGTGCAGCAGCTGCACGACAACATTCCGGACATGGCGATCATGGGAACGCCGCCCGACCATATCGAACTGCAATCGCAGGCCTTCATGCAGAACCCGCTGGTGATCATCGCGCCGCCGGACCATCCGCTCGTCGGCGCGGCCCGCGTGCCGCTCGCCCGCCTGGTCGAGGAGAATTTCATCCTGCGCGAGCGCGGGTCGGGCACGCGCAACGCCGTCGAGCGCTTCTTCGAGCAGCGCGGCGTCAAGCTCAACACCTCGATGGAGATGAGCCGCAACGAGGCGATCAAGCATGCGGTGATGGCCGGACTGGGGCTGGGCATCGTGTCGCTGCACACGCTGGAGTTCGAGCTGGCCCTTGGGCGCGTCGCCATCCTCAGCGTCGAAGGCTTCCCGATCATGAAGGAGTGGTACATGGTTCATCGCAACGGCAAGCGCATGTCGCCGATCGCGCAGGCCTTCCACGAATTCGTGCTGAACGAGGCGGACCGCATCATGAAGCTGCCGCAGCCGAAGCCGGTGACGCGTTCGCGTCGGCGCGTCACGCGGTCCTAG